The Caldisalinibacter kiritimatiensis genome contains the following window.
TTAATAAGGAAAATTATAATGAACAAGAATTATTTAATGCAATTGAAAAAGAGCTAGAACAAAGAGAAAATCACTTCAAACAAATAGCCAATAGATTTTCAGACATGGGAAATCATTGGGCTAATGTAACAGTTGGAAAATTAGTAGAATTAGGCATATTAGATGGGTATGGAGATGGTACATTTAGACCTAACAATACTATAACTAGAGCAGAGTTCTCAAAAGTTGTAAGAACATCACTAAAGCTAGATTTA
Protein-coding sequences here:
- a CDS encoding S-layer homology domain-containing protein; translated protein: MKKIVSILMFFVLFTCLIPLQNTYGDNNENFNEEIMEILNKENYNEQELFNAIEKELEQRENHFKQIANRFSDMGNHWANVTVGKLVELGILDGYGDGTFRPNNTITRAEFSKVVRTSLKLDL